Proteins from a genomic interval of Yoonia sp. GPGPB17:
- a CDS encoding GNAT family N-acetyltransferase, translating into MAGLTAVLEAAYAPFRALGLPPVTEGVAEDIRDHNVWVAEVDGEVRGGIVLVLGNLAHIANLAVHPDAGGLGIGQALINESSEASAAADHNMIKLATHVGMAGTQAFYLKLGWQETGREDNKVYFQKQLK; encoded by the coding sequence GTGGCCGGTTTAACTGCGGTGCTGGAAGCGGCCTATGCGCCATTTCGGGCGTTAGGCTTGCCGCCCGTCACCGAAGGGGTCGCAGAGGACATACGCGATCACAACGTCTGGGTCGCAGAGGTTGATGGTGAGGTCCGTGGCGGCATCGTCCTCGTGCTTGGCAATCTGGCGCATATCGCCAATCTCGCGGTGCACCCTGATGCGGGCGGACTTGGGATTGGCCAGGCCTTGATCAACGAATCGTCAGAGGCATCTGCGGCGGCGGACCACAACATGATCAAACTGGCCACCCATGTCGGTATGGCCGGAACCCAAGCCTTTTACCTGAAACTGGGTTGGCAAGAGACTGGCCGTGAGGACAACAAGGTCTATTTTCAGAAGCAATTGAAGTGA
- the pheT gene encoding phenylalanine--tRNA ligase subunit beta produces the protein MKFTLSWLKHHLDTDASVADIAYALTDLGLEVEGIENPIERLADFTIGKVLTAEKHPDADKLKVCRVETANGPTQIICGAPNARAGITVVIASPGTYVPGIDTTIGVGKIRGIESHGMMCSEREMELSEEHDGIIELPSGEVGDRFTDWLAANDPDKVDPVIEIAITPNRPDALGVRGIARDLAARGIGTLKAISVDPVPASFKADLKVSIDDDTLDGCPVFCGRLIKGVKNGPSPDWLQAQLRAIGLRPISFLVDVTNWFTYDLNRPLHVFDADQVNGNLRVHRAAGGESLVALDDKEYTLQNGQMVISDDNGPESIAGIMGGADTGCTEETVNVFVESAYWDPIQIAYTGRALKINSDARYRFERGVDPAFTPVGLEHAVRMIVDHAGGEASELIQAGAVPDTSRAYKLDAKRVISLVGMDIPEATQRVTLTDLGFTMDGDMAHVPSWRPDVQGEADLVEEVARIASLTKLEGKPLPRIDAGVPKPILTPSQSRQQTARRTAAALGYNECVTYSFIDAEAAKLFGGGDDATMLENPISSEMSHMRPNLLPGLLRAAARNQARGFMDMGLFEVGAGFHGGEPGEQHMLVSGVLIGRTGPKDVHGTSRPVDLYDAKADAEAVLAAIGAPAKVQILRGASEWWHPGRHGKICLGPKKVLGIFGELHPKVLREMDIKGPAVAFTIWPDEVPVPKKKSATRPALAATDLQAVERDFAFVVDAEVEALALVNAAAGADKALITDVRVFDEFIGGSLGEGKKSLAVTVRLQPTDKTLKDADIEAVSAKIVEKVTKATGGSLRG, from the coding sequence ATGAAATTCACCCTCTCCTGGCTGAAACACCACCTCGACACCGACGCTTCGGTCGCGGATATCGCCTATGCGCTGACCGATCTGGGGCTAGAGGTTGAAGGCATCGAAAACCCGATTGAGCGGTTGGCCGATTTCACCATCGGCAAGGTGCTGACGGCTGAAAAGCACCCCGATGCTGATAAGCTGAAGGTCTGTCGGGTTGAAACGGCGAATGGCCCGACCCAGATTATCTGTGGCGCCCCCAATGCCCGCGCCGGTATCACCGTCGTGATCGCCAGCCCCGGTACTTATGTGCCCGGCATTGATACCACCATTGGCGTCGGTAAAATCCGCGGCATCGAAAGCCATGGCATGATGTGTTCCGAACGCGAGATGGAGCTGTCGGAAGAGCATGATGGCATCATCGAACTACCCTCGGGCGAGGTGGGTGATCGCTTTACCGATTGGTTGGCCGCGAACGACCCGGACAAGGTTGATCCGGTGATTGAGATCGCGATTACACCGAACCGCCCCGATGCGCTGGGCGTGCGCGGCATTGCCCGTGACCTCGCGGCGCGCGGTATCGGTACCCTGAAAGCCATCTCGGTTGATCCGGTGCCTGCCAGTTTTAAGGCTGACCTGAAGGTATCCATTGATGATGATACGCTTGATGGATGCCCGGTCTTTTGTGGTCGCCTGATCAAAGGCGTCAAGAACGGTCCCAGCCCCGACTGGCTCCAGGCGCAGTTGCGCGCCATTGGTTTGCGCCCTATTAGTTTCCTCGTCGATGTAACGAACTGGTTCACCTACGACCTGAACCGCCCGCTGCACGTCTTTGACGCGGATCAGGTGAATGGCAACCTGCGTGTGCATCGCGCCGCTGGGGGCGAAAGCCTCGTGGCATTGGATGACAAGGAATACACATTGCAAAACGGCCAGATGGTCATCTCTGATGACAATGGCCCTGAAAGCATTGCCGGTATCATGGGTGGGGCCGACACGGGCTGCACGGAAGAGACCGTCAACGTCTTTGTTGAAAGCGCTTATTGGGACCCGATCCAGATCGCCTACACGGGCCGCGCACTCAAGATCAACTCTGATGCGCGCTACCGCTTTGAACGCGGCGTCGATCCGGCCTTCACGCCCGTGGGGCTAGAGCATGCCGTGCGCATGATCGTTGACCATGCCGGTGGCGAAGCATCCGAGCTGATCCAAGCAGGCGCCGTGCCGGATACGTCGCGCGCCTACAAGCTGGACGCCAAACGGGTGATTTCACTGGTGGGCATGGACATCCCCGAAGCGACCCAGCGCGTCACGCTGACCGATCTCGGTTTCACGATGGACGGGGACATGGCCCACGTGCCCTCGTGGCGGCCTGACGTGCAGGGCGAGGCGGATCTGGTGGAAGAGGTCGCGCGCATTGCATCCTTGACCAAGCTGGAGGGTAAGCCGCTGCCGCGCATTGATGCGGGCGTGCCAAAACCGATCCTAACCCCCAGCCAATCGCGCCAACAGACCGCGCGCCGAACGGCGGCTGCACTGGGCTACAACGAGTGCGTGACCTACAGTTTCATTGATGCTGAAGCGGCGAAACTCTTTGGCGGTGGCGATGATGCGACGATGCTGGAGAACCCGATCAGCTCTGAAATGTCGCATATGCGGCCTAATCTGCTGCCCGGTCTGTTGCGGGCCGCTGCCCGCAATCAGGCGCGTGGCTTCATGGACATGGGTCTTTTCGAAGTCGGAGCTGGTTTCCATGGTGGCGAACCAGGCGAGCAGCATATGCTGGTGTCGGGCGTTCTGATTGGACGCACCGGGCCGAAGGATGTGCATGGCACGTCGCGGCCTGTGGACCTCTACGATGCAAAGGCGGATGCCGAGGCTGTGCTGGCCGCGATTGGCGCGCCTGCGAAAGTACAAATCCTGCGCGGCGCGTCGGAGTGGTGGCATCCTGGCCGTCACGGCAAGATCTGCCTTGGCCCCAAAAAGGTGTTGGGCATCTTTGGTGAACTGCATCCTAAGGTGCTGCGTGAGATGGATATTAAAGGCCCTGCGGTCGCCTTCACGATCTGGCCTGATGAAGTGCCGGTGCCGAAGAAGAAATCCGCGACGCGTCCGGCCTTGGCCGCAACAGATCTGCAAGCGGTCGAGCGCGACTTTGCCTTTGTGGTGGACGCAGAGGTCGAGGCGCTGGCGCTGGTGAACGCTGCGGCTGGTGCCGACAAGGCGCTGATCACAGATGTGCGCGTTTTTGACGAGTTCATTGGCGGCAGCCTTGGCGAGGGCAAGAAATCGCTTGCTGTGACCGTACGTTTGCAACCGACCGATAAGACACTGAAGGACGCCGATATCGAGGCGGTCAGCGCTAAGATCGTCGAGAAAGTGACCAAGGCCACGGGCGGTAGCCTCCGGGGATGA
- a CDS encoding ASCH domain-containing protein, with the protein MTNDTEDLQDTYPGAGTFKFGDSAALCQHLIALVRQGKKTATCGALADFEGEPEAMPVVGRCDIAANWDGTPALVIRTTEVQEIRYCDVTEEMALAEGENDSLLGWRKDHKAYFKRNGGFHPEMMLVFEHFELVEDLAGREL; encoded by the coding sequence ATGACCAACGACACCGAAGATCTGCAAGACACATATCCAGGTGCGGGCACCTTCAAATTCGGCGATAGCGCCGCACTTTGCCAACACCTCATCGCCCTTGTCCGCCAAGGCAAGAAAACCGCAACCTGCGGCGCGCTCGCCGATTTCGAAGGCGAGCCGGAGGCGATGCCTGTCGTGGGCCGCTGCGATATCGCCGCAAATTGGGACGGCACCCCAGCGCTGGTCATCCGCACCACCGAGGTGCAGGAAATCCGCTATTGTGACGTCACCGAAGAGATGGCCTTGGCCGAAGGCGAAAACGACAGTCTTTTGGGTTGGCGCAAAGACCACAAAGCGTATTTCAAACGCAACGGTGGCTTTCACCCCGAGATGATGTTGGTCTTTGAGCATTTCGAATTGGTCGAGGATCTGGCCGGGCGTGAACTCTAG
- the pheS gene encoding phenylalanine--tRNA ligase subunit alpha — translation MDDLKQKYLSLIADAADEAAIEDLRVQAVGKKGEISLQMRELGKMTPAERQVAGPALNALKDEINSALAAKKAGLADAALDARLKDEWLDVTLPSRGRGQGTVHPISQVTEEVTAIFADMGFAVAEGPQIESDWYNFDALNIPGHHPARAEMDTFYTHRKEGDNRPPHVLRTHTSPVQIRSMEATGAPTRIICPGRVYRADYDQTHTPMFHQVEGLAIDKDISMANLKWVLEEFVKSYFEVDHVDIRFRASHFPFTEPSAEVDIRCSWEGGTLKVGEGDDWLEILGSGMVHPKVLEAGGIDPTEWQGFAFGMGIDRIAMLKYGIPDLRAFFDSDLRWLRHYGFAALDQPTLHGGLSR, via the coding sequence ATGGACGATCTGAAACAAAAATACCTTAGCCTGATTGCCGATGCCGCTGATGAAGCCGCGATCGAAGACCTGCGCGTGCAGGCCGTGGGTAAGAAGGGCGAGATCAGTTTGCAGATGCGCGAACTGGGCAAGATGACACCAGCGGAACGGCAGGTTGCAGGCCCGGCGCTGAATGCGCTGAAGGATGAGATCAACTCCGCCCTCGCCGCCAAGAAAGCGGGCCTTGCCGATGCCGCCCTTGATGCGCGTCTGAAAGACGAATGGCTCGACGTCACGCTGCCGTCGCGTGGGCGCGGCCAAGGCACCGTGCACCCCATCAGCCAGGTGACCGAGGAGGTCACGGCGATCTTCGCCGATATGGGGTTTGCCGTGGCCGAAGGCCCGCAGATCGAAAGCGATTGGTACAACTTTGACGCCCTCAACATCCCCGGCCATCACCCGGCGCGGGCCGAGATGGACACGTTCTATACGCATCGCAAAGAGGGCGATAACCGCCCGCCGCATGTGCTGCGCACGCATACGTCACCTGTGCAAATCCGCTCGATGGAGGCCACAGGCGCGCCGACCCGCATCATCTGCCCCGGTCGGGTGTATCGGGCCGACTATGACCAGACCCATACGCCGATGTTCCATCAGGTCGAAGGGCTTGCCATCGACAAAGACATCTCTATGGCGAACCTGAAATGGGTGCTGGAAGAATTCGTCAAAAGCTACTTCGAGGTCGACCACGTCGACATCCGCTTCCGCGCGTCCCATTTCCCCTTCACCGAACCCTCGGCTGAAGTCGATATCCGCTGTTCATGGGAAGGCGGCACGCTGAAAGTCGGCGAGGGCGACGACTGGCTGGAAATCCTTGGCTCCGGCATGGTGCACCCCAAAGTGCTTGAGGCGGGCGGGATCGACCCGACCGAGTGGCAAGGCTTTGCCTTTGGCATGGGCATCGACCGGATCGCGATGCTGAAATACGGGATCCCGGATTTGCGGGCGTTCTTTGACAGTGATTTGCGGTGGTTGCGGCACTATGGTTTCGCGGCGCTGGATCAGCCGACGTTGCATGGTGGGTTGAGTAGGTGA
- a CDS encoding Hint domain-containing protein, whose amino-acid sequence MARISELHYSNAYSSQTGVSEFLEVALGANEDPADFTVGFYQADGSLGLDINLQDGLDDGLITEVIDPDNGEKVYVISEDNYPILLTDPNGSGATNYEAYALTNVATNTLIDFYDIGSGTQNIVAVGGAAAATGAPGTVVSVNIPTPSGPNSVGASIQFNQPDPDAAVFTDLSPGDSGLACFVSGTEIMTPDGPVRIEDIAAGDLVLTRDHGAQPVRWAASQTVSGMGRLAPVTIGAGRYGARKALSVSPQHRVLVTGWQAELLFGEAEVLVPAKALIDDHAVRRAPCRKVTYHHLLFDTHQIVESHGFWSESYYPAVYDVAELGGRDPSRADSNFSAVGRGGFGPLGAHDPAGAIGPPAASGLNQPRQPCNQSPISLAPRGMMHRGARWTI is encoded by the coding sequence ATGGCTCGTATCAGTGAACTTCACTACTCAAACGCATATTCGTCGCAGACGGGCGTGTCAGAGTTCCTTGAGGTTGCGCTGGGTGCAAATGAAGACCCGGCAGATTTTACCGTTGGGTTCTATCAGGCCGATGGTTCGCTCGGTCTGGATATCAACTTGCAGGACGGCCTTGATGACGGGTTGATCACCGAAGTGATTGACCCCGACAATGGTGAAAAAGTCTATGTGATCTCTGAAGACAACTATCCGATCCTTTTGACTGATCCCAACGGTAGCGGTGCGACCAATTACGAAGCCTATGCGCTGACGAATGTCGCTACCAATACGCTGATTGATTTTTATGATATCGGCAGCGGCACGCAAAACATCGTGGCGGTTGGTGGGGCGGCTGCGGCCACGGGCGCGCCGGGGACGGTTGTTTCGGTCAACATCCCAACGCCATCGGGTCCCAATTCTGTTGGTGCCTCGATCCAGTTTAACCAGCCTGACCCGGATGCAGCCGTCTTTACAGACCTGTCGCCGGGTGACAGCGGATTGGCATGCTTTGTATCGGGAACGGAGATCATGACGCCCGATGGACCAGTGCGTATTGAGGATATCGCGGCAGGCGATCTGGTGCTGACACGCGACCATGGCGCACAACCGGTGCGCTGGGCGGCCAGCCAAACCGTCTCGGGCATGGGGCGGCTGGCGCCTGTCACGATCGGCGCGGGCCGCTATGGTGCGCGTAAAGCCCTATCGGTGTCACCCCAGCACCGTGTCCTGGTCACCGGTTGGCAGGCTGAACTGTTGTTCGGCGAGGCCGAAGTGCTGGTTCCCGCCAAAGCGCTGATCGACGATCACGCCGTACGTCGCGCGCCCTGCCGCAAAGTGACCTATCACCACCTGCTGTTCGATACACATCAGATCGTTGAAAGCCACGGGTTCTGGAGCGAAAGCTACTATCCGGCTGTCTATGACGTCGCGGAGCTGGGCGGGCGAGACCCGAGCCGAGCTGATAGCAATTTTTCCGCAGTTGGACGTGGTGGGTTTGGGCCCCTTGGCGCGCACGACCCTGCCGGTGCAATTGGCCCGCCTGCTGCGTCAGGACTGAACCAACCCCGTCAGCCTTGCAACCAATCACCCATTTCGCTAGCACCGCGGGGAATGATGCATAGAGGCGCCCGATGGACGATCTGA